The Calditerricola satsumensis genome contains the following window.
GGCCCGCGTAGCGGCGCAGCCCGCATCTCCGGCCGCGCTGAAGCCGGCCGCCCAAGCGGCACCCCAACCGGCTCCGGCGGCACCGGGCGTCAAGACCGAACCGGGCGACCAGGTCATCCCCGTTACGCCGGTGCGCCGCGCCATCGCCACGCGCATGGTGCAGTCGAAGCACGAGGCCCCGCACGCCTGGACGATGGTGGAGGTGGACGTTACCGGCCTCGTCAAGCTGCGCGAGCAGGTGAAGGCCGAGTTCGAGAAGCGCGAAGGGTTCAAGCTGACGTACTTGCCCTTTGTCATCAAGGCCGTCGTCGAGTCGCTCAAAGAGTATCCCATCCTCAACTCCGTGTGGGCCGGCGACTCGATCATCCTCAAGAAGCGCATCAACATCTCCATCGCCGTGGCCACCGAAGACGCCCTCTACGTGCCGGTGATCAAGGACGCCGACGAGAAGAGCATCTACGGCCTGGCCAAGGCGGTGCATGACCTCGCGCAGCGCACCCGCGCCGGCAAGTTGACGCCCGACGATATGGCCGGCGGCACCTTCACGGTGAACAACACCGGTTCCTTCGGCTCGATTCTGTCGATGCCGATCATCAATTACCCGCAGGCGGCCATTCTGAGCTGCGAGGCGATTGTGAAGCGGCCGGTCGTGCGCGAGGACGGCTCGATCGCCGTGCGCGACATGATGAACCTGTGCCTGTCCCTCGACCACCGCGTTCTCGACGGCCTGGTGGCCGGCAAGTTCCTGCAGGCCGTCAAGAAGCGCCTCGAGGCGATGGGACCGGGCATGTCCCTGTATTGATCGGACCGCCCTGGTCGGTGGGGCGGTCTGGGAGAACGGGTGTCTCGGCGGAGATGCCCGTTCTTTCTTTTCGATGGGCTTGACCGAACCCGCGCCCGGACCGGCGACACACCAAACAACCCGGTTGACGGCGGTTGTGTTTCCATGTTAGGTTTAGAAACAGCGTGAGGTTTAAAATATCGTCAAATTCCGGAGGTATGGCATGGAACTGTTGATCCGGTTCCTCACCGTGGTGGGCATTGGCGCCGTGGAGCTGTGGGCGGCGATTCCCGCAGGACTGGCGTTCCGCCTTCCCCCTGTTCTCACCGGTATCGCGTCGGCCCTCGGGGCCATCGGGGGCGCGATCTTGGTGATCGTTCTCGGAGACCGAGCGCGTACGTGGATCCTGAACATCCGGGGTGGAAAGGGTTCCCGGAAGAAGAACGGGGTCCTGTATCGCATCTGGAACCGGTACGGCGTCATCGGATTAGGCCTGTTGGCTCCGCTGATTACCGGTGCTCCCTTGGGCGCGGCGATCGGAATTACGCTGGGAGCCTCGCCTCGGCAGCTGTTTCTTT
Protein-coding sequences here:
- a CDS encoding small multi-drug export protein, which produces MELLIRFLTVVGIGAVELWAAIPAGLAFRLPPVLTGIASALGAIGGAILVIVLGDRARTWILNIRGGKGSRKKNGVLYRIWNRYGVIGLGLLAPLITGAPLGAAIGITLGASPRQLFLWISLGIVVWTIILTVLAVLGVMGIEAVENGNTGGGRPFEGP
- a CDS encoding dihydrolipoamide acetyltransferase family protein is translated as RAEAAPAPAQPAAKAGAPAEGAGEAKPAAPAAMPRDQKRRYSPAVLKLAQEHGIDLSQVPGTGREGRVTRKDVLRFIEQGGAAAQAPQPTPAEALAEPARVAAQPASPAALKPAAQAAPQPAPAAPGVKTEPGDQVIPVTPVRRAIATRMVQSKHEAPHAWTMVEVDVTGLVKLREQVKAEFEKREGFKLTYLPFVIKAVVESLKEYPILNSVWAGDSIILKKRINISIAVATEDALYVPVIKDADEKSIYGLAKAVHDLAQRTRAGKLTPDDMAGGTFTVNNTGSFGSILSMPIINYPQAAILSCEAIVKRPVVREDGSIAVRDMMNLCLSLDHRVLDGLVAGKFLQAVKKRLEAMGPGMSLY